In Leucoraja erinacea ecotype New England chromosome 12, Leri_hhj_1, whole genome shotgun sequence, one DNA window encodes the following:
- the LOC129702075 gene encoding synaptotagmin-like protein 2, with product MRSPGLENLRVKELSKSVPMLISESESDSASEISFNVGWHRKTPSDASHSSDMASVSSVSGSIMSVYSADFGSIDAQGSVRFALDYNEKNKVFQIYVSQCKDLAVVDEKKGRTDAYVKTYLLPDKARMGKRKTSVKKRNTSPFYNEILKYKIEKSVLLIQTLNLSIWHNDTLGRNSFLGEVDLDLASWDWSNRDLNWYLLKSRIPAVGDGVDHRGEINLAIKYIPVGTLGTGDPPTGEVHIWMKNARDLLQLRSSGVDSFVKCYVLPDTSKKSYQKTRIVKKDINPTYNHTIVYDGFRTEDLKEACVELTVWDHEKLSNQFLGGLRLGLGTGYSYGIPVEWMDSTEEEAALWQEMMSNPNEWIPGSLALRSRLGGKKLK from the exons AGCGAATCTGATTCAGCTTCAGAGATCAGCTTCAACGTTGGATGGCACAGGAAGACTCCGAGTGATGCCAGCCACTCTTCAGATATGGCATCTGTATCTTCG GTGAGTGGAAGCATCATGAGCGTTTACAGTGCTGATTTTGGGAGCATTGATGCTCAGGGCTCTGTTCGGTTTGCTCTGGATTACAACGAGAAGAATAAAGTGTTCCAAATCTATGTGAGTCAGTGTAAGGATCTTGCCGTGGTGGATGAGAAGAAGGGTCGGACAGATGC GTATGTAAAGACCTACTTGCTTCCAGATAAGGCACGCATGGGCAAGAGGAAGACTTCTGTCAAGAAGAGAAACACTAGTCCTTTCTACAATGAAATATTGAAG TATAAAATCGAGAAGAGCGTTCTCCTGATCCAAACACTTAATTTGTCCATCTGGCATAACGACACATTGGGCCGGAATAGTTTTCTGGGAGAGGTGGATCTGGATTTAGCCAGCTGGGACTGGAGTAATCGGGATCTAAACTGGTATCTTCTAAAATCGAGG ATTCCGGCAGTGGGAGACGGAGTGGACCACAGGGGAGAAATAAACCTCGCTATCAAGTACATCCCAGTTGGCACCCTCG gcactggtgacccacctactggGGAGGTTCATATCTGGATGAAAAATGCCAGGGACCTGTTGCAGCTGCGATCATCCGGAGTGGACTCATTTGTGAAATG TTACGTGCTGCCTGACACAAGTAAGAAGAGCTACCAGAAGACCCGGATAGTGAAGAAGGACATCAATCCAACTTACAACCACACCATTGTATACGATGGCTTCAGAACGGAGGATCTCAAGGAAGCTTGTGTGGAGCTGACCGTCTGGGACCATGAGAAACTGAGCAATCAATTTCTCGGTGGACTCCGGCTGGGTCTTGGTACAG GATATAGTTATGGGATCCCAGTGGAATGGATGGACTCTACCGAAGAAGAGGCGGCTCTCTGGCAAGAAATGATGTCCAACCCAAACGAGTGGATCCCAGGCTCGTTGGCACTTCGGTCTCGACTCGGTGGCAAGAAGCTTAAATGA